Proteins encoded by one window of Superficieibacter sp. HKU1:
- a CDS encoding YbdD/YjiX family protein, translated as MFDTLSKAGKYLGQAAKMMIGVPDYDNYVEHIRITHPDQTPMTYEEFFRERQDARYGGKGGMKCC; from the coding sequence ATGTTTGATACCCTTTCTAAAGCGGGAAAATATCTGGGGCAGGCGGCGAAAATGATGATCGGCGTGCCGGATTATGACAACTACGTTGAGCATATCCGCATCACGCATCCGGATCAGACGCCGATGACCTATGAGGAATTTTTCCGCGAACGCCAGGACGCGCGCTACGGCGGTAAAGGCGGCATGAAGTGCTGCTAG
- a CDS encoding sugar ABC transporter substrate-binding protein, whose translation MKKIMLSLLAPSVVSAIPGYAAAPAPVPAAIAEHQGPIRIAVIRNLGSDDNTTQFVSGAILEGKKLGFKVSTFLSNGDDAKFQDFVNQAISQKYDGIILSQGRDPYATALVKKAVEAGIKVSVFDTAVNGDIPGVTVTQQDDASLTNLSFGQLVKDFNGKANIIKLWVAGFPPMERRQAAYKELLKQNPGIKELESIGAVSSDVQGDTANKVGAVLAKYPKGQIDAIWGTWDAFSQGAYKALKENGRTEIKLYSIDISNQDLQLMREAGSPWKVSVAVDPKLIGATNMRLIANKIAGEQTPATYDFKAATIPQALLASQPGAVNVAGLGKIIPGWGQTQDFIAPWFATLEAKNK comes from the coding sequence ATGAAAAAAATAATGCTTTCACTGCTGGCGCCCAGTGTCGTCAGCGCGATTCCGGGGTATGCCGCCGCGCCGGCACCGGTTCCTGCAGCCATCGCTGAACATCAGGGGCCGATCCGTATTGCGGTGATCCGCAATCTGGGATCGGATGACAATACCACCCAGTTTGTTTCCGGCGCGATCCTTGAAGGTAAAAAGCTGGGCTTTAAGGTCAGCACCTTCCTCAGCAACGGCGACGATGCCAAATTCCAGGACTTTGTGAATCAGGCGATTAGCCAGAAGTATGACGGCATTATTCTCTCGCAGGGGCGCGATCCTTACGCTACTGCGCTGGTCAAAAAAGCGGTGGAGGCCGGAATTAAGGTCTCCGTTTTTGATACCGCGGTGAACGGCGACATTCCGGGCGTGACGGTCACCCAGCAGGATGATGCCTCGCTGACCAATTTGTCGTTTGGTCAACTGGTCAAGGACTTCAACGGTAAAGCCAATATTATCAAGCTGTGGGTCGCGGGCTTCCCGCCGATGGAGCGTCGCCAGGCGGCCTATAAGGAACTGTTGAAACAGAATCCGGGGATTAAAGAGCTGGAGTCTATCGGCGCGGTCTCATCCGACGTACAGGGCGACACGGCGAATAAAGTCGGCGCGGTGCTGGCGAAGTATCCGAAAGGACAAATCGACGCCATCTGGGGCACCTGGGATGCCTTCAGTCAGGGGGCCTATAAAGCGCTGAAAGAGAACGGACGCACCGAAATCAAACTCTACAGCATTGATATCTCCAATCAGGACCTTCAACTGATGCGCGAAGCGGGCAGTCCGTGGAAAGTCAGCGTGGCGGTCGATCCGAAACTCATTGGCGCGACGAATATGCGCTTGATCGCCAATAAGATTGCCGGTGAGCAGACGCCTGCCACCTATGATTTTAAAGCGGCGACGATTCCGCAGGCGCTGCTGGCCAGCCAGCCGGGGGCGGTCAACGTGGCGGGCCTGGGCAAAATCATTCCGGGCTGGGGCCAGACCCAGGACTTCATTGCGCCGTGGTTCGCCACGCTGGAAGCGAAGAATAAATAA
- the mtnA gene encoding S-methyl-5-thioribose-1-phosphate isomerase, with translation MQTLQTTSLRVSQNQLFILDQQALPQEKIWLPADNVDALVEHIHALRVRGAPLIGLSASLLLALLAERGAGREELAVALERLRASRPTAVNLMNNLDRMKRALALTDFVPALVAEAERLVAEDKQLCERIAGAGSALVMPGSRILTHCNTGGLATAGAGTALGVIARAHQQGNIATVWVDETRPLLQGGRLTAWELGELGIPYQLITDSMAASLMAKGQVDAVWVGADRIAANGDVANKIGTYSLAVLATFHGIPFYVAAPHTTLDRHCPNGDAIPIEQRAASEVTGAAGRFGAVQWAPRDAQVYNPAFDVTPAELISGWVLDTGVVTPQAVAEGVFAPDREYRLIS, from the coding sequence ATGCAGACACTACAGACGACCAGCCTGCGGGTGAGCCAGAATCAGCTTTTTATCCTCGATCAGCAGGCGCTACCGCAGGAGAAAATCTGGCTGCCTGCCGACAATGTCGACGCGCTGGTTGAGCACATCCATGCGCTTCGCGTGCGCGGCGCGCCGCTAATCGGGCTGTCAGCCAGCCTGCTGCTGGCGTTGCTGGCAGAGCGCGGGGCGGGACGAGAGGAACTGGCGGTGGCGCTGGAGAGGCTCCGCGCGTCGCGCCCGACGGCGGTTAACCTGATGAACAACCTTGACCGAATGAAACGGGCGCTGGCGCTGACTGATTTTGTTCCGGCGCTGGTTGCCGAAGCGGAACGTCTGGTGGCTGAAGACAAACAGCTCTGCGAACGTATCGCCGGGGCCGGCAGTGCGCTGGTGATGCCGGGCAGCCGGATACTGACCCACTGCAACACCGGCGGGCTGGCAACGGCGGGAGCGGGGACCGCGCTGGGGGTTATCGCCCGTGCGCACCAACAGGGGAACATCGCCACTGTCTGGGTGGATGAGACGCGTCCGCTGTTACAGGGCGGGCGGCTGACGGCGTGGGAGCTGGGCGAACTGGGTATTCCTTATCAGCTGATTACCGATTCGATGGCCGCCAGTCTGATGGCGAAAGGCCAGGTGGATGCGGTGTGGGTCGGAGCGGATCGCATTGCCGCCAATGGCGACGTGGCAAATAAAATCGGCACCTATTCACTGGCGGTGCTGGCGACGTTTCACGGCATTCCTTTTTATGTGGCTGCGCCGCATACCACGCTGGACCGGCACTGTCCGAACGGCGACGCCATTCCCATTGAGCAGCGGGCGGCCAGCGAAGTGACCGGCGCGGCAGGCCGTTTTGGTGCCGTACAGTGGGCACCGCGCGATGCGCAGGTTTATAACCCGGCTTTCGACGTTACGCCAGCCGAGCTGATTAGCGGCTGGGTGCTGGATACCGGCGTTGTCACACCGCAGGCGGTGGCAGAGGGCGTTTTTGCGCCGGACCGCGAGTATCGGCTGATATCATAA
- the mtnK gene encoding S-methyl-5-thioribose kinase, which translates to MSQYQTFSAEDAVAYAQEFGGLENPSALVGAQEVGDGNLNLVFKIFDAQGVSRIIVKQALPYVRCVGESWPLTLDRARLEAQTLREHYQHSPQHTVNIVHFNPELAVMVMEDLSDHRIWRGELIKGVNYPQAPRQLGDYLAHTLFHTSDFWLHPHHKKAQVANFINPEMCEITEDLFFNDPYQVHERNNYPPALEQDVAALRDDAPLKLAVAALKHRFFSHAEALLHGDIHSGSIFVAEGSLKAIDAEFGFFGPIGFDVGTAIGNLLLNFCGAPGQLGIRDAAAAREQRLADIREVWTTFAERFQALAVEKTRDDALAYPGYVSQFLQNVWHDAVGFCGTELIRRSVGLSHVADIDTIPDEEMRHACLRHAITLGKVLIVIADRIENVDALIARVRQYS; encoded by the coding sequence ATGTCGCAATATCAAACGTTCAGCGCCGAAGACGCCGTAGCGTATGCGCAGGAATTTGGCGGGCTGGAAAATCCGTCAGCGCTGGTCGGGGCGCAGGAAGTGGGCGACGGCAACCTTAATCTGGTCTTTAAAATTTTTGATGCGCAGGGCGTGAGCCGCATTATTGTGAAGCAGGCGCTGCCCTACGTGCGCTGCGTGGGCGAATCCTGGCCGCTGACCCTCGACCGCGCCCGGCTGGAGGCGCAGACCCTGCGCGAGCATTATCAGCACAGTCCGCAGCACACGGTAAATATTGTGCATTTCAACCCTGAGCTTGCGGTGATGGTGATGGAAGATCTCTCCGACCATCGCATCTGGCGTGGGGAATTGATTAAAGGGGTGAACTACCCGCAGGCTCCGCGCCAGCTGGGTGACTATCTGGCGCACACGCTGTTCCATACCAGCGATTTCTGGCTGCATCCGCACCATAAAAAAGCGCAGGTAGCGAATTTTATTAATCCTGAAATGTGCGAGATCACCGAGGATTTGTTCTTTAACGATCCTTATCAGGTTCATGAGCGGAATAATTATCCGCCAGCGCTTGAGCAGGACGTGGCCGCACTGCGCGACGATGCGCCGCTTAAGCTCGCCGTCGCCGCCCTTAAGCACCGTTTTTTCTCCCACGCCGAGGCGCTGCTGCATGGTGATATCCACAGCGGCTCCATTTTTGTCGCCGAAGGCAGCCTGAAGGCGATAGACGCCGAGTTCGGTTTCTTCGGTCCCATCGGTTTTGACGTTGGCACCGCCATTGGCAATTTGCTGCTTAACTTCTGTGGCGCGCCGGGGCAGCTCGGCATTCGCGATGCCGCCGCCGCTCGTGAGCAGCGTCTGGCCGATATCCGCGAAGTATGGACGACCTTTGCCGAACGTTTTCAGGCGCTGGCGGTGGAGAAAACCCGTGACGACGCGCTGGCCTATCCGGGCTATGTTTCACAGTTCCTGCAAAACGTCTGGCACGATGCGGTGGGGTTTTGCGGTACGGAATTAATCCGTCGCAGCGTGGGGCTTTCCCACGTGGCGGACATTGACACGATCCCCGATGAGGAAATGCGTCACGCCTGCCTGCGTCACGCGATTACCCTCGGTAAAGTGCTCATTGTGATTGCCGATCGGATTGAGAACGTGGACGCGTTGATTGCGCGGGTAAGACAATATAGCTGA
- a CDS encoding oxidoreductase, producing the protein MSNTDIRVVPGPANYFSHHGCLARLADFYSDEQLSRAFWIYGERAIAGARPFLPEAFDAPGAKHCLFTGHCSEADVARLAQTAGDDRAVVIGVGGGALLDTAKALARRLGLPFVAIPTIAATCAAWTPLSVWYNDAGQALQFELFDDANFLVLVEPQIILNAPAEYLLAGIGDTLAKWYEAVVLAPRPEELPLTVRLGINGALAIRDVLLAQSEQALADRQRGELTQDFRDVVDAIIAGGGMVGGLGERYTRIAAAHSVHNGLTVLPQTEKFLHGTKVAYGILVQSALLGQDDVLAQLNAAYHRFHLPTRLAELEVDINNREELDRVIAHTLRPVESIHFLPVTLTPETLRAAIEKVEFFGR; encoded by the coding sequence ATGAGCAACACTGATATTCGCGTCGTTCCCGGCCCCGCCAACTATTTTTCCCATCACGGCTGCCTCGCGCGACTGGCTGATTTTTATAGCGATGAGCAACTTTCACGCGCGTTCTGGATTTATGGCGAGCGGGCCATTGCTGGCGCGCGTCCTTTCCTGCCGGAGGCGTTTGACGCCCCCGGCGCAAAACACTGCCTGTTTACCGGCCACTGTAGCGAAGCAGACGTGGCCCGGCTGGCGCAAACCGCAGGCGACGATCGGGCAGTGGTGATCGGCGTTGGCGGCGGCGCATTGCTGGATACCGCCAAAGCGCTGGCGCGTCGCCTCGGCCTGCCGTTTGTGGCGATCCCCACCATCGCCGCCACCTGCGCGGCCTGGACGCCGCTTTCCGTCTGGTATAACGATGCGGGTCAGGCGCTACAATTTGAACTCTTCGACGACGCTAACTTCCTTGTACTGGTCGAGCCGCAGATTATCCTCAACGCCCCGGCGGAATATCTGCTGGCGGGGATTGGTGACACGCTGGCGAAGTGGTATGAAGCGGTGGTGCTGGCCCCGCGGCCGGAGGAACTGCCGCTTACGGTGCGCCTTGGCATCAACGGCGCGCTGGCGATCCGCGATGTGCTGTTAGCGCAAAGCGAGCAGGCGCTGGCCGATCGGCAGCGCGGCGAGCTGACTCAGGATTTTCGTGATGTAGTGGATGCGATTATCGCGGGTGGCGGCATGGTCGGCGGCCTGGGCGAGCGCTATACCCGCATCGCCGCGGCGCACTCGGTGCATAACGGCCTGACGGTATTGCCGCAAACCGAGAAATTCCTGCACGGCACGAAAGTGGCTTACGGCATTCTGGTGCAAAGCGCGCTGCTGGGTCAGGATGATGTGCTGGCGCAACTTAATGCTGCGTATCACCGTTTTCATCTGCCTACCCGACTGGCCGAGCTGGAAGTGGACATTAACAATCGCGAGGAACTGGACCGGGTGATTGCCCATACCCTGCGCCCGGTAGAATCCATTCACTTCCTGCCGGTCACCCTAACCCCGGAAACCCTGCGCGCCGCCATCGAAAAAGTCGAATTTTTCGGCCGTTAA
- a CDS encoding ABC transporter permease, with amino-acid sequence MSKALSVNATASPRQQFFDFLYKWGMLLTVVALIAIFGLASDNFLDPFNIINILRSIAIVTVIAVGVSISLTVGGFDLSVGSTASLANALVVSLFVWHGFGTTGAILTTLALCLLVGLFNAFLIVVLRIPDMLATLGSLFVIQGVAMTYSYGGSITENMVLPGGEMAEGTIPEAFSLLGQVPTIVIIMLVVTVLAQLGLSLTTHGRRMYAIGGNAEAARLSGIRTTRYKVAAYLIASLLAGLGGILLASRIGSSQVNAGGGYLMDAVAAAWIGFSLAGSGKPNALGTLVGAVILGVLSNGLVMLSVPYYAMDIIKGLVLAGALALTYFQRR; translated from the coding sequence GTGAGCAAAGCCCTTTCAGTAAACGCGACGGCATCACCCCGTCAGCAATTTTTCGATTTTCTCTATAAGTGGGGCATGCTGCTGACCGTGGTGGCGCTGATCGCCATCTTTGGCCTGGCATCGGATAATTTTCTCGATCCTTTCAACATCATCAACATTCTGCGCTCCATTGCGATTGTCACGGTGATCGCGGTTGGCGTGTCGATCTCGCTTACCGTGGGCGGGTTCGATCTCTCGGTCGGTTCGACGGCATCGCTGGCGAACGCGCTGGTGGTTTCGCTGTTTGTCTGGCACGGCTTCGGCACCACCGGGGCGATTCTGACCACGCTGGCGCTTTGCCTGCTGGTCGGGCTGTTTAACGCCTTTCTGATTGTGGTGCTGCGCATTCCCGACATGCTCGCCACCCTCGGTAGCCTGTTTGTGATCCAGGGCGTGGCGATGACCTACAGCTACGGCGGCTCCATCACCGAAAACATGGTGCTGCCGGGCGGCGAAATGGCGGAAGGAACGATCCCAGAGGCGTTTAGCCTGCTCGGACAGGTACCGACCATTGTGATCATTATGCTGGTGGTCACGGTGCTGGCGCAGCTCGGCCTGTCACTCACCACCCATGGGCGGCGGATGTATGCCATCGGCGGCAATGCCGAGGCGGCGCGCCTGTCAGGAATTCGCACTACCCGCTATAAAGTGGCGGCGTACCTTATCGCCTCCTTACTCGCGGGTCTGGGCGGCATTCTGCTGGCCTCGCGCATCGGTTCTTCACAGGTGAATGCCGGCGGCGGCTATCTGATGGATGCCGTGGCCGCCGCGTGGATTGGTTTTTCGCTGGCCGGCTCCGGAAAGCCCAATGCGCTGGGCACGCTGGTCGGCGCGGTGATTCTGGGCGTGCTTTCCAACGGGCTGGTGATGCTCTCCGTACCGTATTACGCCATGGACATTATTAAGGGGCTGGTGCTGGCTGGCGCTCTTGCATTGACTTACTTCCAGCGACGTTAA
- the cstA gene encoding pyruvate/proton symporter CstA, whose product MNNSGKYLIWAVLSIVGAFALGFIALNRGEQINALWIVVASVCIYLIAYRFYGLFIARKVLAVDPTRMTPAVRYNDGLDYVPTDKKVLFGHHFAAIAGAGPLVGPVLAAQMGYLPGMIWILAGVVLAGAVQDFMVLFVSTRRDGRSLGELVKEEMGATAGIIALVACFMIMVIILAVLAMIVVKALTHSPWGTYTVAFTIPLALFMGIYIRYLRPGRIGEVSVIGLFFLIFAIISGGWVAESATWAPYFDFTGIQLTWMLVGYGFVAAVLPVWLLLAPRDYLSTFLKIGTIIGLAIGILIMRPTLTMPAMTKFIDGTGPVWTGNLFPFLFITIACGAVSGFHALISSGTTPKMLANEGQACFIGYGGMLMESFVAIMALVSACIIDPGVYFAMNSPMAVLAPAGTADVVASAAQVVSSWGFSITPETLAHIANEVGEQSIISRAGGAPTLAVGMAYILHGALGGLMDVSFWYHFAILFEALFILTAVDAGTRAARFMLQDLLGVMAPGLKRTDSLPANLLATALCVLAWGYFLHQGVVDPLGGINTLWPLFGIANQMLAGMALMLCAVVLFKMKRQRYAWVALVPTAWLLICTLTAGWQKSFSPDAKVGFLAIANKFQAMIDSGNIPSQYTESQLAQLVFNNRLDAGLTIFFMVVVVVLALFSIKTAMTALRQNGVTAKETPYQPMPENLDQIVAQSKGAH is encoded by the coding sequence ATGAACAATTCAGGGAAATACCTCATATGGGCAGTGCTCTCCATTGTGGGCGCATTTGCTCTGGGCTTTATTGCCCTCAATCGTGGTGAGCAGATTAACGCGCTGTGGATTGTGGTCGCGTCCGTGTGCATTTATCTCATCGCCTATCGCTTCTACGGACTTTTTATCGCCCGCAAAGTGCTGGCGGTAGATCCAACGCGCATGACCCCGGCCGTGCGTTATAACGACGGGCTGGATTATGTGCCCACCGACAAAAAGGTACTCTTCGGCCACCATTTCGCGGCGATTGCAGGCGCAGGTCCGCTGGTCGGTCCGGTGCTGGCGGCGCAGATGGGTTATCTGCCGGGGATGATTTGGATCCTCGCGGGCGTAGTGCTGGCGGGAGCGGTACAGGATTTTATGGTGCTGTTCGTCTCTACCCGCCGCGACGGGCGTTCACTGGGCGAGCTGGTGAAAGAGGAAATGGGCGCGACGGCGGGAATTATCGCGCTGGTGGCCTGTTTTATGATCATGGTGATCATCCTCGCGGTGCTGGCGATGATTGTGGTCAAGGCGCTGACCCACAGCCCGTGGGGAACGTATACCGTCGCCTTTACCATTCCGCTGGCGCTGTTTATGGGGATTTATATCCGCTATCTGCGCCCCGGCCGGATTGGTGAAGTCTCGGTCATCGGCCTGTTTTTCCTGATTTTCGCCATCATTTCCGGCGGCTGGGTGGCGGAAAGCGCAACCTGGGCACCGTACTTCGACTTTACCGGGATCCAGTTAACCTGGATGCTGGTGGGCTATGGATTTGTGGCGGCGGTACTGCCGGTCTGGCTGCTGCTGGCCCCGCGCGATTACCTCTCTACTTTCCTCAAAATCGGCACCATTATTGGTCTGGCGATCGGCATTCTGATCATGCGTCCGACGCTGACCATGCCTGCCATGACCAAATTCATTGACGGCACCGGGCCGGTGTGGACGGGGAATCTCTTCCCGTTCCTGTTTATTACCATTGCCTGCGGCGCGGTGTCGGGCTTTCATGCGCTGATCTCCTCCGGCACCACGCCGAAGATGCTGGCGAATGAGGGGCAGGCCTGTTTTATCGGTTACGGCGGTATGCTGATGGAGTCCTTTGTGGCCATCATGGCGCTGGTTTCCGCGTGCATTATCGATCCGGGCGTTTACTTTGCGATGAACAGCCCGATGGCGGTGCTGGCTCCGGCAGGTACGGCGGACGTGGTGGCGTCGGCCGCGCAGGTGGTGAGTAGCTGGGGCTTTAGCATTACGCCTGAGACGCTGGCGCATATTGCTAACGAGGTTGGCGAGCAGTCCATTATCTCCAGGGCAGGCGGCGCACCGACGCTGGCGGTGGGGATGGCCTATATCCTGCACGGCGCGCTCGGCGGCCTGATGGATGTCTCCTTCTGGTATCACTTTGCCATTCTGTTTGAGGCGCTGTTTATCCTGACGGCGGTGGATGCCGGGACCCGCGCGGCGCGCTTTATGCTCCAGGATCTGCTGGGCGTGATGGCCCCCGGCCTCAAGCGTACCGATTCGCTGCCTGCTAACCTGCTGGCGACGGCGCTGTGCGTGCTGGCGTGGGGGTATTTCCTCCATCAGGGGGTGGTCGATCCGCTGGGCGGCATTAATACCCTGTGGCCGCTGTTTGGTATCGCCAATCAGATGCTGGCGGGGATGGCGCTGATGCTGTGCGCGGTGGTTCTGTTCAAGATGAAGCGTCAGCGTTACGCCTGGGTCGCGCTGGTGCCTACCGCGTGGCTGCTGATTTGTACCCTCACCGCCGGTTGGCAGAAATCCTTCAGCCCGGATGCCAAAGTCGGCTTCCTTGCCATCGCCAATAAGTTCCAGGCGATGATAGACAGCGGCAATATTCCGTCGCAGTATACGGAGTCTCAGCTGGCGCAACTGGTGTTTAACAACCGTCTTGACGCGGGCCTGACCATCTTCTTTATGGTGGTGGTCGTGGTGCTGGCGCTGTTCTCCATCAAAACCGCAATGACGGCGCTGAGGCAGAATGGAGTGACGGCAAAAGAAACGCCGTACCAGCCGATGCCGGAGAATCTGGACCAGATCGTCGCGCAGTCAAAAGGCGCGCACTGA
- a CDS encoding LVIVD repeat-containing protein, whose product MANDLPTPDYSRNMRLIGHSDQGGRPDGVQLMVHRGYAYIGHMVSQGFSIVDVRDAKNPRAAGYVPAPPGTWNVHIQAHDDLLLVINARDLFADARFADEKVYYTRQVGETVSDVQDQGWSAGLRVFDISLPEKPREIGFLSLSGIGIHRIWYVGGRWAYVSALIDGFTDYIFLTIDLADPRKPEVAGRWWLPGMNPAAGEKPTWPEGKRYALHHAIIAGDTAYASWRDGGLTLLDVKDRTQPKLISHRNWSPPFGGGTHTALPLPDRDLLVVLDEAVLDNQQDGEKLIWLFDIREPSNPVSISTFPQPKDADYVAKGAHFGPHNLHENRPGSFISSTLIFATYQNAGVRAYDISDPYRPVETGALVPAAPAKMMDTRPGRPRVIQSCDVFVDAQGIIYSTDYNGGLSVIEYRG is encoded by the coding sequence ATGGCGAATGATTTACCTACCCCCGATTACAGCCGCAATATGCGGCTGATCGGCCATAGCGATCAGGGCGGACGCCCCGACGGCGTGCAGCTGATGGTACACCGCGGTTATGCTTATATTGGCCATATGGTGTCGCAGGGATTTTCGATAGTCGACGTGCGCGATGCGAAAAACCCCAGGGCAGCGGGCTATGTTCCCGCGCCGCCGGGCACCTGGAACGTGCATATTCAGGCGCATGACGATCTGCTGCTGGTGATTAACGCCCGCGATCTGTTCGCCGATGCCCGCTTTGCCGATGAGAAAGTCTACTACACCCGCCAGGTGGGCGAGACGGTCAGCGATGTACAGGACCAAGGCTGGAGCGCCGGGCTGCGCGTGTTTGATATTTCGCTGCCCGAGAAGCCTCGCGAGATCGGCTTCCTGTCGCTCAGCGGGATCGGCATTCATCGTATCTGGTACGTCGGCGGACGCTGGGCCTATGTTTCGGCGCTGATCGACGGCTTTACCGATTATATTTTCCTCACCATCGATCTGGCCGATCCGCGTAAACCGGAAGTGGCGGGGCGCTGGTGGTTACCGGGCATGAATCCGGCGGCAGGCGAAAAACCGACGTGGCCCGAAGGAAAACGCTATGCCCTGCATCATGCGATTATTGCCGGAGATACCGCCTACGCAAGCTGGCGCGACGGCGGCCTGACGCTGCTGGACGTGAAAGATCGCACGCAGCCGAAGCTCATCAGCCACCGCAACTGGAGCCCGCCGTTTGGCGGCGGGACCCATACCGCATTGCCGCTGCCGGACCGCGACCTGCTGGTGGTACTGGACGAAGCGGTGCTGGATAATCAGCAGGATGGCGAAAAGCTGATCTGGCTGTTTGATATCCGTGAACCGTCGAATCCGGTGAGCATTTCCACCTTCCCGCAGCCGAAAGACGCGGATTATGTGGCGAAAGGCGCGCATTTTGGTCCACATAACCTGCACGAAAATCGCCCCGGCAGTTTCATCAGCTCGACGCTGATTTTTGCCACGTATCAAAATGCGGGCGTGCGGGCATATGATATTTCGGACCCGTATCGCCCGGTGGAAACGGGGGCGCTGGTGCCTGCCGCGCCAGCGAAGATGATGGATACGCGGCCCGGCAGACCGCGGGTGATCCAGTCCTGTGATGTGTTCGTGGACGCACAAGGGATTATCTACAGCACCGATTATAACGGCGGGCTGTCGGTGATTGAGTACCGGGGATAA
- a CDS encoding sugar ABC transporter ATP-binding protein, giving the protein MKANRLEMRGIGLAFAGVKALNQVNFTLTGGSVHALTGANGAGKSTLMAVLSGTWDHYEGEIAINNSVVTIRSPIDAKRLGIHLVQQEVDVALIPGLSIAENIMLDALAEPGHRYRWGEVRRQARAALAQLDVTMDVRRTIESCSLAEKQQILLARALSHHCRFLILDEPTAPLDRHESERLFTVVRRLQQQGIAVVFISHRIHELKAICDTLTVLRDGRLIESGPMAALSADAIVEKMLGHELSDIYPPRRPPCGDKILLGVDGLHDATLLKDISLRLRQGEILGIAGLAGAGKTELCKALFGATKSRSERGELNGQPWRPRDPADSVARGLALVPEERRKEGIFIDESVAMNLAVSADNSFSRWSLFGHRQAWRWAQETIARVGVRTSGPGQLLRRLSGGNQQKVAIGKWLRGNASVLIFDEPTKGVDVKAKTDLFQLIDGLAREGRGVIYASGEFSELVGLCDRICVLWDGRIVAEIQGEDAREETLLYYSTGGTAA; this is encoded by the coding sequence ATGAAAGCCAATCGTCTTGAGATGCGGGGGATCGGGCTGGCCTTTGCGGGGGTTAAGGCCCTCAACCAGGTGAATTTCACCCTGACAGGCGGCTCGGTACATGCCTTAACCGGGGCAAACGGCGCAGGAAAATCAACGCTGATGGCGGTGCTGTCGGGTACCTGGGACCATTATGAGGGCGAGATTGCCATTAATAATTCGGTGGTGACTATCCGTTCGCCGATTGATGCTAAACGGCTCGGCATTCATCTGGTGCAGCAGGAAGTGGACGTGGCGCTGATCCCCGGCCTGAGTATTGCGGAAAATATTATGCTCGATGCGCTGGCTGAGCCGGGTCATCGCTACCGCTGGGGCGAGGTCCGCCGTCAGGCACGCGCTGCACTGGCGCAGCTTGATGTGACGATGGACGTGCGGCGGACCATTGAAAGCTGTTCGCTGGCGGAGAAACAGCAAATTCTGCTGGCGCGGGCACTCTCTCATCACTGCCGTTTTTTGATCCTTGATGAGCCCACCGCGCCGCTGGATCGCCATGAAAGCGAGCGCCTGTTTACGGTGGTGCGCCGCCTGCAGCAGCAGGGGATCGCGGTGGTCTTTATTTCGCACCGTATCCACGAACTGAAAGCCATCTGCGACACCCTTACCGTGCTGCGCGACGGCAGATTGATCGAGAGCGGGCCGATGGCGGCGTTAAGCGCCGATGCCATCGTGGAGAAAATGCTGGGCCATGAACTGAGCGATATTTACCCGCCGCGGCGTCCGCCGTGCGGCGATAAGATCCTGCTTGGCGTTGATGGCCTGCATGATGCAACCCTGCTGAAAGATATTTCGCTGCGCCTGCGCCAGGGGGAAATTCTCGGCATCGCCGGGCTGGCGGGCGCGGGAAAAACCGAGCTGTGTAAAGCGCTGTTCGGCGCGACGAAAAGCCGCAGCGAACGGGGGGAACTGAACGGCCAGCCGTGGCGTCCCCGTGATCCGGCGGATTCGGTCGCGCGCGGACTGGCGCTGGTGCCGGAAGAACGGCGCAAAGAGGGGATTTTTATCGATGAGTCTGTGGCCATGAATCTGGCGGTCAGCGCGGATAACAGCTTTTCGCGCTGGAGCCTGTTCGGACATCGTCAGGCGTGGCGCTGGGCGCAGGAGACGATCGCCCGCGTCGGGGTCAGAACCAGCGGACCGGGGCAGCTTCTGCGGCGCTTATCCGGTGGTAACCAGCAAAAAGTCGCCATCGGCAAATGGCTGCGCGGCAACGCCAGCGTGCTGATTTTTGACGAGCCGACCAAAGGCGTGGACGTTAAAGCCAAAACGGATCTTTTTCAGTTGATCGACGGCCTGGCGCGGGAAGGTCGGGGCGTGATTTACGCCTCGGGCGAATTTAGCGAGCTGGTCGGGCTGTGCGATCGGATTTGCGTGCTCTGGGACGGGCGCATCGTGGCGGAAATTCAGGGCGAGGACGCCCGCGAAGAGACGCTTCTCTATTACTCGACCGGAGGAACGGCGGCGTGA